The following is a genomic window from Burkholderia oklahomensis C6786.
ACGCGTCGATCATCGTGTTCGGGATGATGTGCATCAGGAAGTCGACGGTCGACTGGCCGTGCGCCTTCGCCGCGTACGACGCGATTTCCTTGCCGCTGAGCGTCGCCGGATCGATGTTGAAGCCGACGCCCGGACGCAGGATGTGCGTCGCCGCGAGACCGAGCACGAGCGCGAACGTCGACACGATCTCGAAATAAAGGAGCGCCTTGCCGCCGACGCGTCCCACCTTCTTCATGTCCTGCATGCCGGCGATGCCCGTCACGACGGTACAGAAGATGATCGGGCCGATCACCATCTTGATCAGCTTGATGAAGCCGTCGCCGAGCGGTTTCATGTCGACGGCGAGCGACGGGTAGTAGTGACCGAGGATCACGCCGACGACGATGGCGAAGATCACCTGCACGTAGAGCACTTTATAGAACGGTTTCTTCACGATGGTTCCAGAGAAGAGAGAAGGTGAGTCGAAGCAGGCCGGCGTCACGCGCGCGGACGAAAGCCAGGGGGAGCCTCGCCCGCGCGGCTGCCGTGCCGCAACAAGCGATGGCCTCAGTGGATCCGAGGGAGGTGGATTGCGTGGGTCATCGAATGTCTCCTTGCTGTAGTAGTGAGGCCGAGGCGGCCTTGGGCGTTTACTTCGCAAGGTCGATGCCAGCTGCTCGATCAGGCTCAGCCTGTTGATTTCTCTGGATTTTCCTAATCGAGACGGGCGCGCGCATTCCGGTTTTCCGGAAAACCGGAATGCGGCCGTCCGGATCGCCGGACGGATCACGCCTTTCGTCAGACGTTTCAGTGCGTCACGGCCTGCGCGGCGAGCACGCCCGTCTGCGCGTAGAACTCCTGCCGCGCGAACGCGTCGCGCTCCCGCCGCGCGCGCTCGCTGCGGTCGGCGAGCGATCCGAACACGATCCCCGCGAACGCGAGCGGCACCGACACGAGCGCCGGGTTGTCGAGGAACACCGGCGCGTGCGCGTGGCGCAGCACGTCGACCCACACCGATTTCGACAGCAGCGTGAGCACGACCGCCGACACGAGGCCGAGACCGCCGCCCAGCACCGCGCCGCGCGTCGTCATCCCGCGCCAGAAGATCGACGTCGCGAGCACCGGGAAATTCGCGCTCGCCGCGACCGCCGCGACGAGCCCGACCATGAACGCGACGTTCACGTGCTCGAACAGGACCGACAGGCCGATCGCGACCGCGGACAGCGCGAGCGTCGCCGCGCGCGAAATGCGCATCTCGCGCCGCTCGTCGGGCTTGCCGCGCGCCCACATCTGCGCGTAGAGGTCGTGCGAGATCGTCGTCGCGCCGGCGAGCGTCAGGCCCGCGACGACAGCGAGGATCGTCGCGAACGTGACGGCCGCGATGAAGCCGTAGAACCAGTTGCCGCCGACCGCCTGCGCGAGCTTCACCGCGACCATGTTCGAGCCGCCGAGCAGGTCGTGCGTCAGGTTGAACGCGCCGTCGGCGCCGTGCCGGAAGAACTCCGGATGCTGCGCGAGCAGCACGATCGCCGAGAAGCCGATCACGAACGTGAGCAGATAGAAGTAGCCGATGAAGCCCGTCGCGTAGAGCACTGACTTGCGCGCCTCCTTCGCGTTCGGCACCGTGAAGAAGCGCATCAGGATGTGCGGAAAGCCCGCGGTGCCGAACATCAGCGCGATGCCGAGCGACAGCGCGTTCGCCGGATCGCGGATCAGCTTGCCCGGCCCCATGATGCCGAGCGCGCCCGGATGGACGGCCACGGCGCGGCGGAACATCTCGTCGACGTTGAAGCCGAACTCGCCGAGCGCGAGCAACGCGAGCAGCGTCGCGCCGAGGAGCAGCAGCACCGCCTTGATCACCTGCACCCAGGTCGTCGCGGTCATGCCGCCGAAGAACACGTAGACGACCATCAGCGCGCCGACGATCAGCTCCGCGGCGCCGTACGACAGACCGAACAGCAGCTGGATCAGCTTGCCCGCGCCGACCATCTGCACGACCAGATACAGCACGACGATCGTCAGCGCGTTCGCCGACGTGAGCAGCCGGATCGGCCGCTGCGCGAAGCGGTATGCGACGACGTCGACGAACGTGAACTTGCCGAGATTGCGCAGCGGCTCGGCGATCAGGAACATCACGAACGGCCAGCCGACGAGAAAGCCGATCGAGTAGATGAGCCCGTCGAAGCCGAACATGAACACCATCCCGGACAGCCCGAGGAACGACGCGGCCGACATGTAGTCGCCCGCGATCGCGAGACCGTTCTGCAGGCCGGTGATGCCGCCGCCCGCCGTGTAGAAGTCGCGCGCCGAGCGGGTGCGGCGCGCGGCCCAGCGCGTGAGCGCGAGCGTCGCGAACACGAACGCGAAGAACATGCCGATCGCGACGGGGTTCAGCGCGACCTTGTCGGGCATCGGCGCGGCGGATGCGCCCATCGCGTGCACGGCGGCGGGAAAGAGCGCGGAAAACGTGGAAAGCGCGAACGATTTGCGCAGCATCGCGGCCTCCTTCACGAGCGGTCGAGGAGCGCGTCGACCGAGCGGTCGAACGAGCGGTTCGCGCGCAGCACGTACCAGCCCGTCAGCCCGATCGCGACGAAAATGATCGCGATGCCGACGACGATGCCGACGCTGATCGTCGCGCCCGCGTAAAGCGGCGCGGCGAGCGTATGCGGCGCGAGCGCGACGAGCAGGATGAAGCCGTAGTACGTCGCGATCATCAGCGCCGTCAGCGTGAAGCTGAAGCGGCGCCGCGCACGCACGAGCTGCTGATAGTCGCGGCAAGCCGTGACCGTTTCGATGACGGAAGTCTCCATGACGTCTCCTCCTCGATCGACGAGGTTGTTGTGTAATCGTTGCTGCCGGCGCGATGCGGCGATGCGGCGCGGCTCGCCGGCCGACGTCGCGCTTCGCCCGCTTCCCGTTGCCGCGCCGCGCGGGCGCCGCGTTCAGACGACGCGGTCGGCCCGCAATTGCGCGATCTCGCGCTCGGACATCCCGAGCCAGTCGCCAAGCACGTTCGCGGTATCCGCGCCGAGCACGGGCGGCGCACTGCGCACGGGCAGGCGCTCGCCGTCGAAGCGGTACGGCGGCGCGAGCACGTCGACCTCGCCCACGACCGGATGCGGCTGCCGCGTGACGAGCCCGGCCGCCTGCGCGCGCTCGGACATGAGCGCCTCGCGCAGACCGAGCACTTCGCCGCACGGAATGCCCGCTTCCGCGAGCGCCGCGAGCAGCGCCGCGCGCGTCCGCGCGCCGAGCTCGCGGCGAATCTCCGGCAGCAGCTCCGCGCGATTCGCGGCGCGCGCGATGTTCGTCGCGAAGCGCGCGTCGGCCGCGAGCGCCGGCCGGCCGATCACGTCGCAAAAGCGCGTGAACTGCTGGTTGTTGCCGACCGTGATCACGACCGGGCCGTCCGCCGCGTCGAACACGCCGTACGGGACGATCGACGGATGCGCGTTGCCGTAGCGCGGCGGGTCTTCGCCCATCAGCAGCGCCTCGAGCCCGTAGTACGACGTGACCATCAGCCCGCAATCGAAGAGCGCCATCTCGATGCGCCGCCCGCGGCCCGTCGCTTGCCGCTCGTAGAGCGCGGCGAGGATCGCCTGCGCCGAATACATGCCGGTGAAGAGATCCGCCACCGCGACGCCGAACTTGAGCGGGGGCTGCCCGGCGTCGCCGTTCAGCGCCATCAGGCCGGCCTCGCCCTGCACGACGAGGTCGTAGCCCGGCCGGCCCGCTTCGTGCCCCGAACGGTCGTAGCCGGAAATCGCGCAATGGACGAGCCGCGGATTCAGCGCGGCGAGCGCGTCGTAGCCGAGGCCGAGCTTCTCCGCGCCGCCCGCCTTGAAGTTGTGCACCACGACGTCCGCCTGCGCGGCGAGCGCGCACGCGACGCGCCGCCCCGCCTGCGTCTGCAGATCGACGCAGATCGAGCGCTTGCTGCGGTTCACGCTGTTGAAGTAGGTCGTCTCGGTGTCGCCGACGCGCAGGCCCCAGTCGCGCGTGTCGTCGCCGCGCTGCGGATGCTCGACCTTGATCACCTCCGCGCCGAGATCCGCGAGCACCATCGCGCACCACGGTCCCGCGAGCACCCGCGAGAAATCGAGCACCTTGACGCCTGCGAGCGGCTGCGCGCCTCGTTCGTTGCGCATCTTCGTCTCCTCCGTTCGTTCGCGGTCTATGGCTTCGACAGCGCGATGTAGCGCGCGAGATGATGATCTTCGTCGCCGAGCTGGTGATCGATCATCACGAGCCGCTTCGCATAGTGCGACAGCGGCAGCTCCCACGTCATGCCGATCCCGCCGTGCAACTGGATGCTCTCTTCGGCGACCAGCGCGCCGATCCGGCCGACGCTGTACTTCGCGGCGGCAAGCGCCCGCTCGCGCGCGACGCGCGGCGCGTCGA
Proteins encoded in this region:
- a CDS encoding cation acetate symporter, with the protein product MLRKSFALSTFSALFPAAVHAMGASAAPMPDKVALNPVAIGMFFAFVFATLALTRWAARRTRSARDFYTAGGGITGLQNGLAIAGDYMSAASFLGLSGMVFMFGFDGLIYSIGFLVGWPFVMFLIAEPLRNLGKFTFVDVVAYRFAQRPIRLLTSANALTIVVLYLVVQMVGAGKLIQLLFGLSYGAAELIVGALMVVYVFFGGMTATTWVQVIKAVLLLLGATLLALLALGEFGFNVDEMFRRAVAVHPGALGIMGPGKLIRDPANALSLGIALMFGTAGFPHILMRFFTVPNAKEARKSVLYATGFIGYFYLLTFVIGFSAIVLLAQHPEFFRHGADGAFNLTHDLLGGSNMVAVKLAQAVGGNWFYGFIAAVTFATILAVVAGLTLAGATTISHDLYAQMWARGKPDERREMRISRAATLALSAVAIGLSVLFEHVNVAFMVGLVAAVAASANFPVLATSIFWRGMTTRGAVLGGGLGLVSAVVLTLLSKSVWVDVLRHAHAPVFLDNPALVSVPLAFAGIVFGSLADRSERARRERDAFARQEFYAQTGVLAAQAVTH
- a CDS encoding DUF485 domain-containing protein: METSVIETVTACRDYQQLVRARRRFSFTLTALMIATYYGFILLVALAPHTLAAPLYAGATISVGIVVGIAIIFVAIGLTGWYVLRANRSFDRSVDALLDRS
- a CDS encoding CaiB/BaiF CoA transferase family protein yields the protein MRNERGAQPLAGVKVLDFSRVLAGPWCAMVLADLGAEVIKVEHPQRGDDTRDWGLRVGDTETTYFNSVNRSKRSICVDLQTQAGRRVACALAAQADVVVHNFKAGGAEKLGLGYDALAALNPRLVHCAISGYDRSGHEAGRPGYDLVVQGEAGLMALNGDAGQPPLKFGVAVADLFTGMYSAQAILAALYERQATGRGRRIEMALFDCGLMVTSYYGLEALLMGEDPPRYGNAHPSIVPYGVFDAADGPVVITVGNNQQFTRFCDVIGRPALAADARFATNIARAANRAELLPEIRRELGARTRAALLAALAEAGIPCGEVLGLREALMSERAQAAGLVTRQPHPVVGEVDVLAPPYRFDGERLPVRSAPPVLGADTANVLGDWLGMSEREIAQLRADRVV